A part of Paraliobacillus zengyii genomic DNA contains:
- a CDS encoding MerR family transcriptional regulator: protein MSEIDRRSMPLFSIGIVKSLADLTARQIRYYEEHNLIHPARTDGNQRLFSFNDVDRLLEIKELIDKGINLAGIKQVLSVKDLPKTQVVDEQNPPELTEKELRKILQKELLDSGRLGKASLRQGELSRFFH from the coding sequence ATGAGCGAGATTGATAGACGTTCAATGCCCTTATTTTCCATTGGTATAGTCAAATCTTTGGCTGATTTAACAGCAAGACAAATTCGGTATTACGAAGAACACAATTTAATTCATCCTGCTCGTACTGATGGTAATCAGCGCTTGTTTTCTTTTAATGATGTAGATCGTCTTTTAGAAATAAAGGAACTAATCGATAAAGGAATTAACTTGGCTGGAATTAAACAAGTCTTATCTGTTAAAGACTTGCCCAAAACACAAGTAGTAGATGAACAAAACCCACCTGAATTAACAGAAAAGGAACTCAGAAAAATACTCCAAAAAGAGTTGCTAGATTCAGGTAGGTTAGGCAAGGCTTCGTTGAGGCAGGGAGAGCTATCACGGTTTTTCCATTAA
- a CDS encoding YitT family protein produces the protein MFQLYKYSILFVFSIVLGFAFNMFLLPHEILSGGVTGLAMIFGLLTPINSGIWLVVLNVPIFIIGWLKLGKQFIMNSVFCVFVTSMSMQYIPVVEITDDVLLSSVFGGVIIGIAVGLIVRFYASSGGADIIGLVITQKHDIPLGGMIFGLNSIVVFISGFIFSWDLALYTMASIYISGIVVDRVHTRHIKLSLMVVSSKGDVLKDELIKNLIRGITVMNGEGGYSNSQRKVLYTVISRYELALVKSLIKKVDDTAFVSITETVEVMGNFRRN, from the coding sequence ATGTTTCAACTATATAAATATAGTATTCTTTTCGTATTTTCTATTGTTTTAGGCTTTGCTTTTAATATGTTCTTACTTCCTCATGAAATACTATCTGGTGGTGTAACGGGTCTTGCAATGATTTTTGGTTTATTAACCCCGATAAACAGTGGTATTTGGCTTGTGGTATTAAATGTACCTATTTTCATCATAGGTTGGTTGAAGTTAGGTAAGCAATTTATTATGAATAGTGTATTTTGTGTCTTTGTGACATCTATGTCGATGCAGTATATTCCTGTCGTAGAGATAACCGACGATGTATTATTATCCTCGGTGTTCGGAGGGGTTATTATAGGTATTGCAGTTGGCCTAATCGTACGTTTTTATGCTTCATCTGGTGGTGCTGATATTATTGGACTCGTTATCACGCAAAAACATGATATTCCACTTGGCGGAATGATATTCGGTTTAAATAGTATTGTCGTCTTTATTTCTGGATTTATTTTTTCTTGGGATCTTGCCTTATATACAATGGCATCCATTTATATTAGTGGAATTGTAGTTGATCGAGTGCATACACGTCATATTAAATTAAGTTTAATGGTCGTATCAAGTAAAGGTGATGTGTTAAAAGATGAGTTAATAAAAAATTTGATAAGAGGTATTACAGTTATGAACGGTGAAGGGGGTTATTCTAATTCTCAAAGAAAAGTATTATACACTGTGATTTCTCGCTACGAACTAGCATTAGTTAAGTCTTTAATTAAGAAAGTAGATGACACTGCTTTTGTGAGTATTACTGAAACGGTTGAGGTAATGGGTAACTTTAGGCGAAATTAA
- the glnA gene encoding type I glutamate--ammonia ligase: MSKFTKESIKQQIKEENVKFIRLQFTDLLGTIKNVEIPLSQLDKAFDNEMVFDGSSIEGFVRIEESDMKLYPDLDTFVVFPWTSEKGKVARFICDIYNPDGTPFEGCPRYNLKRNIKKMEELGFSKFNIGTEPEFFLFELDANGNPTLDLNDHGGYFDLAPTDLGENCRRDIVLELEEMGFEMEASHHEVAPGQHEIDFKYADAVKHADDIQTFKLVVKTIARQHGLHATFMPKPLFGVNGSGMHCNMSLFKDGKNTFLDENGPLQLSETAYQFIAGIIKHALSFTAVTNPTVNSYKRLVPGYEAPCYVAWSGSNRSPLIRVPSSRGLSTRIEVRSVDPAANPYLAMAVLLASGLDGIENKLDAPKAINRNIYVMDKEEREANGVQDLPATLYDAVQLLKGDDVLVSALGDHLFEHFVESKEIEWDMFRTQVHPWEREQYMQTY; encoded by the coding sequence ATGTCAAAATTCACTAAAGAATCAATCAAGCAACAGATTAAAGAGGAAAACGTTAAGTTTATCCGTCTTCAGTTCACGGATTTACTAGGAACAATTAAAAACGTTGAGATTCCTTTAAGCCAATTAGACAAAGCATTCGACAATGAAATGGTATTTGATGGTTCATCAATTGAAGGTTTTGTTCGTATTGAAGAATCAGATATGAAATTATATCCAGACTTAGATACTTTCGTAGTATTTCCTTGGACATCTGAAAAAGGTAAAGTCGCTCGTTTTATTTGTGACATCTATAATCCAGATGGTACGCCTTTTGAAGGTTGCCCACGTTATAACTTAAAACGTAATATTAAGAAAATGGAAGAACTAGGATTTTCTAAATTTAATATTGGTACAGAACCAGAATTTTTCTTATTCGAACTAGATGCAAATGGTAACCCAACACTAGACTTGAATGACCATGGTGGTTATTTTGATTTAGCACCAACAGATCTTGGTGAAAATTGCCGTCGTGATATCGTTCTTGAACTTGAAGAAATGGGTTTTGAAATGGAAGCTTCTCACCACGAAGTTGCTCCAGGACAACATGAAATTGACTTTAAATATGCAGATGCAGTAAAACATGCTGACGATATTCAAACGTTCAAATTAGTTGTTAAAACAATTGCACGTCAACACGGATTACATGCTACTTTCATGCCTAAACCATTGTTCGGTGTAAACGGTTCTGGTATGCACTGTAATATGTCATTATTCAAAGATGGCAAGAATACATTCTTGGATGAAAATGGTCCATTACAATTAAGTGAAACTGCTTATCAGTTTATCGCTGGTATCATTAAGCATGCATTAAGCTTTACTGCAGTTACAAACCCTACAGTGAACTCTTATAAGCGTTTAGTACCTGGTTACGAAGCACCTTGTTATGTTGCTTGGTCTGGTTCTAATAGAAGTCCACTTATTCGTGTACCATCTTCAAGAGGATTGAGCACACGTATTGAGGTTCGTAGCGTAGATCCAGCTGCTAATCCATACCTTGCAATGGCAGTATTATTAGCTTCTGGTCTAGACGGTATCGAAAACAAACTAGACGCTCCAAAAGCTATCAACCGCAACATCTATGTAATGGACAAAGAGGAAAGAGAAGCAAATGGCGTTCAAGATCTGCCAGCTACTCTATATGATGCAGTACAATTACTTAAAGGTGATGATGTATTAGTTTCAGCTCTTGGTGACCACTTATTCGAACATTTCGTTGAATCTAAAGAAATCGAATGGGACATGTTCCGTACGCAAGTACACCCTTGGGAAAGAGAACAATACATGCAAACATATTAA
- a CDS encoding Bcr/CflA family efflux MFS transporter — translation MLHNPTGKERLALAFLLSMLGILGPLNIDMYLPSFPDIASDLNASAPLVQLSLTTCLIGLAVGQIIVGPISDAQGRRKPLLISISLFALASVLCAIAPNITTLILARFLQGLTASAGIVLSRAVVRDVFTGREFTKFFALLMVINAAAPMIAPMTGGAILLLPFASWNTIFFFLGLLGFIIVVTVAIRLKETLSVEKRIPSSLGHSIRTMGNLMKDRSFIGYALVVGFVHGGSFAYVSGTPFVYQGIYDVSPQVFSVLFGINGLAIITGSFTIGRLGGIIHERKLLRIAVIIAVSATSLLLIMTIIQGPLAMLVLSIFIYMTAMGMVLTSSFTLAMEKQGHRAGSASAVLGMFPLLLGSFVSPLVGINETTAIPMGVILFITSSIGAVAFFTLTKNQTVQEVEIGG, via the coding sequence ATGTTACATAACCCAACAGGAAAAGAGCGGTTAGCATTAGCTTTTCTGCTCAGTATGCTCGGGATACTAGGTCCGCTTAATATTGATATGTATTTGCCTAGTTTTCCAGATATAGCAAGTGATTTAAATGCCAGTGCTCCACTTGTTCAATTAAGTTTAACAACATGTTTAATCGGTCTTGCAGTTGGTCAAATAATTGTAGGACCAATTAGTGATGCACAGGGGAGAAGGAAACCTTTATTAATATCGATTTCCTTATTTGCATTAGCATCGGTACTATGTGCAATTGCGCCGAATATAACTACCTTAATACTAGCTCGATTTTTACAAGGACTTACTGCTTCTGCTGGAATTGTTCTATCGCGTGCTGTCGTCCGTGATGTCTTTACTGGAAGAGAATTCACGAAATTTTTTGCGCTATTAATGGTCATTAATGCAGCAGCACCAATGATTGCCCCAATGACGGGTGGTGCCATCTTATTACTACCGTTTGCAAGTTGGAATACAATATTTTTCTTTTTAGGTTTATTAGGTTTCATTATCGTGGTCACAGTAGCAATTCGGTTAAAAGAAACCCTTTCAGTTGAGAAAAGAATTCCAAGTTCATTAGGACATTCTATTCGTACAATGGGTAATTTAATGAAGGATCGTTCCTTTATCGGGTATGCATTAGTTGTAGGTTTTGTTCATGGAGGCAGTTTTGCTTACGTATCAGGAACGCCGTTTGTTTATCAGGGAATCTATGATGTATCGCCACAAGTTTTCAGCGTTTTATTTGGTATAAATGGTTTAGCAATTATAACAGGTAGTTTTACTATTGGACGTTTAGGTGGCATTATTCATGAAAGGAAATTGTTGCGAATTGCGGTTATTATTGCTGTCAGTGCGACTTCATTGTTGCTTATTATGACAATCATTCAAGGTCCATTAGCAATGCTTGTCCTATCAATTTTCATTTACATGACCGCAATGGGCATGGTATTGACAAGTTCATTTACACTCGCAATGGAAAAGCAAGGGCACCGCGCAGGTAGTGCAAGTGCTGTATTAGGTATGTTCCCTTTATTGCTTGGTTCTTTTGTTTCCCCACTTGTGGGTATTAATGAAACGACAGCCATACCAATGGGCGTGATATTATTTATTACATCTTCTATTGGCGCAGTTGCATTCTTTACTTTAACTAAAAATCAAACAGTTCAAGAAGTAGAAATAGGGGGTTAA
- a CDS encoding aminotransferase class I/II-fold pyridoxal phosphate-dependent enzyme: protein MLDEKIIQVEKDIEIERRKIQQTAERNQLRVLNAFRNQKISESHFNPTTGYGYDDAGRDGLERVYASVFNTEDALVRLQLISGTHAITTALFGILRPGDGLVYITGSPYDTLEEVVGVRGKNNGSLIDFGIEYQAVSLTNQGQIDWQGVKSQINKHTKVIGIQRSKGYADRPSFTIDEIEEMITYVKSIKEDVIVFVDNCYGEFVEEREPTDVGADLIAGSLIKNPGGGIARTGGYIAGKKDLIELAANRLTAPGLGKETGASLGISQELFQGLFLAPHVVSEALQGAVFTSRMLDVVGFKTTPAYNAKRTDLIQSVTFDTAEQMIAFCQSIQKSSPINAHVIPYPAAMPGYEDDVIMAAGTFIQGASLELTADGPIRPPYTAYVQGGLVYAHVKIAIIEAIESFLKKGFLK, encoded by the coding sequence ATGTTAGATGAAAAGATTATCCAAGTGGAGAAAGATATTGAGATAGAACGCAGGAAAATTCAACAAACTGCAGAGCGCAATCAGCTACGGGTATTAAATGCATTTCGCAATCAAAAGATTAGTGAGAGTCATTTTAACCCTACAACTGGTTACGGATACGATGATGCAGGTAGAGACGGACTAGAACGAGTTTATGCTTCGGTATTTAATACAGAAGACGCACTCGTTCGTTTGCAGTTAATTTCTGGTACGCATGCGATTACGACAGCGCTTTTTGGTATATTACGACCTGGAGATGGACTAGTATATATTACAGGTTCTCCCTATGACACTTTAGAAGAAGTGGTCGGGGTTCGTGGTAAAAATAATGGCTCCTTAATTGATTTTGGGATTGAGTACCAAGCTGTTTCATTAACAAATCAAGGTCAGATAGATTGGCAAGGAGTAAAAAGCCAAATAAATAAACATACAAAGGTAATTGGTATCCAACGTTCTAAAGGATATGCCGATCGTCCATCATTTACAATTGATGAAATAGAAGAAATGATTACATATGTAAAATCAATTAAAGAAGATGTGATTGTATTTGTTGATAATTGCTATGGTGAATTTGTCGAAGAAAGAGAACCAACAGATGTAGGAGCAGATTTAATAGCAGGTTCTTTAATCAAGAATCCAGGTGGTGGAATTGCACGTACTGGTGGTTATATCGCGGGAAAGAAAGACTTGATAGAATTAGCGGCTAATCGACTAACAGCACCGGGTTTAGGTAAAGAAACTGGAGCAAGTTTAGGGATTTCACAAGAACTGTTTCAAGGTTTATTTCTAGCGCCTCATGTTGTAAGTGAAGCATTACAAGGAGCTGTATTCACTTCAAGGATGTTAGACGTAGTTGGTTTTAAGACTACACCTGCTTATAATGCCAAAAGAACAGATCTGATTCAATCTGTTACTTTTGACACAGCTGAACAAATGATTGCTTTTTGTCAATCTATCCAAAAATCGTCACCAATTAATGCACATGTAATACCATATCCAGCTGCTATGCCTGGGTATGAGGATGATGTAATCATGGCCGCAGGGACATTCATTCAAGGTGCAAGTCTTGAATTAACAGCTGATGGACCAATTCGTCCACCATATACAGCTTATGTTCAAGGTGGTTTAGTATATGCACATGTAAAAATAGCAATAATAGAAGCAATTGAAAGTTTTCTTAAAAAGGGCTTTCTCAAGTAA
- a CDS encoding 3-ketoacyl-ACP reductase: MGQSIKGKVALVTGSGKGIGKATAIALAKEGVHVGLLARTEKDLKNVAAEIEAFGVKVAYATVDVASLEQVEAAVKKLTDELGSTDILINNAGTAKFGGFLDLDPEDWKNIIDVNLMGVYYVTRAVLPQLIEKNGGDIINIASTAGQKGAPVTSAYSASKFGLLGLTESLAMEVRKHNIRVSGLTPSTVATELAVSNNLTDGNPEKVMQPEDLAEFIIGQLKLHPRAFIKTAGLWSTNP; the protein is encoded by the coding sequence ATGGGACAATCAATTAAAGGTAAAGTAGCGCTCGTTACTGGTTCAGGTAAAGGTATTGGAAAAGCAACAGCCATTGCATTAGCGAAAGAAGGTGTCCACGTTGGATTGCTTGCCCGAACTGAAAAGGATCTTAAAAATGTCGCAGCAGAGATTGAAGCGTTTGGAGTGAAAGTTGCTTATGCAACAGTTGATGTAGCGTCACTTGAGCAAGTCGAAGCGGCTGTTAAAAAGCTAACGGATGAACTAGGATCGACGGACATTTTAATTAATAATGCTGGTACAGCTAAGTTTGGTGGGTTTCTTGACTTAGATCCAGAAGATTGGAAAAATATTATTGATGTGAATCTAATGGGCGTATATTATGTAACAAGAGCTGTATTACCACAATTAATAGAAAAAAACGGTGGAGATATTATCAATATCGCCTCAACTGCAGGACAAAAGGGTGCTCCTGTAACAAGTGCATATAGTGCCTCGAAATTTGGCTTGCTTGGTTTAACGGAGTCGTTAGCAATGGAAGTTCGGAAACATAATATTCGCGTAAGTGGATTAACACCAAGTACAGTTGCCACGGAGCTTGCGGTTTCCAATAATTTGACTGATGGTAATCCTGAAAAAGTTATGCAGCCAGAAGATTTAGCAGAATTTATTATTGGACAATTAAAATTACACCCACGTGCATTTATCAAAACTGCAGGTTTATGGTCAACTAATCCATAA
- a CDS encoding restriction endonuclease, which produces MFKYYIKQFLKVKMFRHWDFNDKVKFFSITNLLMLTLAISFNESDILNTFFTVFFLTSISYFIYLIGKQMLRRIMVFSSKPAYFKNKKFLINEINQMSSDEFEELLSHLFKQQGYQVKQIPKSDGIGADLLLKKEKDVIVVQAKRRSIEIGASAVKELVLAAENYNANKKWIVTNRDYTSDAILQAHLKSVTLLNRDDLLQMLKAYNTPQKRQKKKLTKES; this is translated from the coding sequence ATGTTCAAATATTACATAAAACAATTTTTGAAGGTAAAAATGTTTAGACACTGGGATTTTAATGACAAAGTAAAATTCTTTTCAATAACAAATCTGCTTATGTTGACTTTAGCAATCTCATTTAATGAAAGTGACATCTTAAATACTTTTTTCACAGTTTTCTTCTTGACTTCCATTTCTTACTTCATTTATTTAATTGGAAAGCAAATGCTTAGAAGAATAATGGTATTTTCTTCTAAGCCAGCCTACTTTAAGAATAAAAAATTTCTGATTAACGAAATTAATCAAATGAGTAGTGACGAATTTGAGGAGTTATTATCACATTTATTCAAGCAGCAAGGCTATCAGGTGAAACAAATACCAAAGTCAGATGGAATTGGTGCCGACTTACTTTTAAAAAAGGAAAAAGATGTAATAGTTGTTCAAGCTAAACGAAGATCAATTGAAATCGGTGCTTCAGCAGTTAAGGAACTTGTTCTTGCTGCAGAGAATTATAACGCTAACAAGAAATGGATCGTTACAAATAGAGATTACACAAGTGACGCAATCCTACAAGCACACTTAAAAAGCGTTACATTATTGAATCGTGATGACTTATTGCAAATGCTCAAAGCATATAATACACCACAGAAGAGACAGAAAAAGAAACTTACAAAAGAAAGCTGA
- a CDS encoding C40 family peptidase — MDFIRSHRLEKDQEGYTVILFLDQNFTEFSSELGTDNMNSSKTNENMKDYVADRYPNKKVNTIKVFLGSILVMTLAFANETEVSASTKAPLPNKLTAIEDPSTYSVKSGDSLFKIAQTYNTSVDLIKQKNNLSANTIYIGQVLSIPTQKNIEIETISYQVKPGDTLSQIAKRHRTTTDEIKQINQLSSDMIYVTQMLQIPSSTGQQSSPDLSSTHQVTAGDTLSGLAKQYHATVSQIKQLNNLLSDLIYTGQSLKMPRVSSNQIPTVQSNYTVVSGDTLSGIAKQYNISVAELKLTNNLISDTIYIGQQIQLPMGGVDGISSPPNLEQINTQLESVQANLKILGFYNGDVTGVDDTNTVRAITAFQQAYQLPITGKVNSSTQQELENAVIKQDLVNDMSNYTGVPYVWGGTNPSGFDCSGFVYFMFNQHDVEMTRSTSSSLYHTGTSISKNNLQPGDLVFFAVNQPGTISHVGFYTGENSFVSATSSKGIWEYDMDNAYWSNYYEGAKRVF; from the coding sequence ATGGACTTTATAAGAAGTCATAGATTAGAAAAAGATCAGGAAGGATATACAGTCATTCTCTTTTTAGATCAGAACTTCACTGAATTTTCTAGTGAACTTGGAACAGACAATATGAATTCTTCTAAAACAAATGAGAACATGAAGGATTATGTAGCAGATCGTTATCCCAATAAAAAGGTAAATACAATTAAAGTTTTTTTAGGTTCTATTTTAGTAATGACACTTGCGTTTGCAAATGAAACGGAAGTATCTGCAAGTACAAAAGCTCCTCTACCTAATAAACTGACAGCTATAGAAGACCCTAGTACTTACAGCGTAAAAAGTGGCGATTCCTTGTTCAAAATTGCGCAAACATATAATACATCTGTCGACTTGATTAAGCAAAAAAATAATTTATCAGCTAACACGATTTATATTGGACAAGTTTTATCCATTCCAACTCAAAAAAACATCGAAATAGAAACCATTTCTTATCAAGTAAAACCAGGAGATACATTATCTCAAATTGCCAAAAGACATCGCACAACAACAGATGAAATAAAACAAATTAATCAGTTATCTTCGGATATGATATATGTTACGCAAATGTTACAAATACCATCTTCTACAGGTCAACAATCGTCGCCTGATTTATCCAGTACACATCAAGTAACAGCAGGGGATACATTATCAGGATTAGCAAAACAATACCATGCAACAGTTTCTCAAATAAAGCAACTAAATAACCTTTTATCGGACCTGATATATACAGGACAATCATTAAAAATGCCACGTGTGTCATCAAACCAAATACCCACCGTTCAAAGCAATTATACTGTAGTTTCCGGAGATACACTGTCTGGAATTGCGAAACAATACAACATATCGGTTGCCGAATTAAAGCTTACGAACAATTTGATAAGCGATACAATTTATATCGGTCAACAAATTCAACTACCAATGGGTGGTGTCGACGGAATCTCTTCCCCACCTAATCTAGAACAAATCAATACGCAATTAGAATCGGTACAAGCAAATTTAAAGATACTAGGATTTTACAATGGAGATGTTACAGGAGTTGATGACACAAATACAGTACGAGCAATTACAGCATTCCAACAAGCATATCAACTACCCATTACCGGAAAAGTAAATTCTAGTACACAACAAGAATTAGAGAATGCGGTCATAAAACAAGATTTAGTGAATGATATGTCAAATTATACAGGTGTTCCGTACGTTTGGGGAGGCACTAACCCCTCTGGATTTGATTGTAGTGGATTCGTATACTTCATGTTTAACCAGCATGATGTGGAGATGACCAGATCGACATCAAGTTCGCTTTACCATACAGGAACCTCCATTAGTAAAAATAATTTACAACCCGGTGATTTAGTGTTTTTCGCAGTAAATCAACCAGGTACGATATCGCACGTTGGTTTCTATACAGGAGAAAATAGTTTTGTTTCTGCAACTTCTTCTAAAGGTATCTGGGAATACGACATGGATAACGCTTACTGGTCTAACTATTACGAAGGAGCAAAGCGCGTTTTTTAA
- a CDS encoding ribonuclease J has translation MSETNKTISVFGLGGLSEIGKNMYAIEYGEAIFVIDCGNKFPDESLLGIDLIIPDITYLVDNKDKVKALIVTHGHEDHIGAIPFFLKKLQVPVYATSFTLGLIEIKLKEHKLLRETDLVEIDSHTELEFDQMEVSFFKVSHSIPDCLGIVFKTPEGNIVHTGDFKFDLTPANDRKSDIHKMAEIGREGVLLLLSESTNAERSGLTPSEQLVGEHVIEAFEKAERKVIISTFASNIYRVQQVVDAAQVTGRKLALLGRSMLNVVEVATQRGYLDIPDDMLIDQAEINDLPPEKVAILCTGSQGEPLAALSRLSTGNFRGVDILADDTVIFAAGPIPGNETNVTRIVDNLFLIGAKVIYGAESSSGLHVSGHGYQEDLKLMLTFMQPKYFIPIHGEYRMLYKHRLLAESVGVEKSNTFILNNGDVVDLDDSIARQTRTIPVGNTYVDGIGIGGVGEVVLRDRKQLSEDGMLVIVLTMSKNDKKLISSPDTISRGFVYMRDSEELLGEVNNLITQTVKDFEKSSKSQWSAIKQDVRKSVGKYIFNQTKKKPMILPIIIEV, from the coding sequence TTGAGTGAGACTAATAAAACAATATCCGTTTTCGGACTAGGTGGTTTGAGTGAGATTGGGAAAAACATGTACGCTATTGAATATGGTGAAGCTATTTTTGTAATTGATTGCGGAAATAAATTTCCTGATGAAAGTTTATTAGGGATTGATTTAATCATTCCAGATATTACGTACTTAGTAGATAATAAAGATAAAGTGAAAGCACTAATTGTTACACATGGACATGAAGATCATATTGGGGCTATTCCCTTTTTTCTAAAAAAACTACAGGTACCTGTTTATGCAACCAGTTTCACATTAGGGTTAATTGAAATTAAATTAAAGGAGCACAAATTATTAAGAGAAACAGACTTGGTTGAGATTGATTCACACACCGAGTTGGAGTTTGATCAAATGGAAGTAAGCTTTTTTAAAGTTAGTCATAGTATTCCAGATTGTCTGGGTATTGTGTTCAAAACACCAGAGGGAAATATTGTGCATACTGGTGACTTTAAGTTTGATTTAACGCCTGCAAATGATCGGAAATCAGATATTCACAAGATGGCTGAGATTGGTAGAGAGGGAGTACTACTTCTTTTATCAGAAAGCACTAATGCTGAACGTTCTGGTTTAACACCATCTGAACAACTAGTTGGTGAGCACGTTATTGAAGCTTTTGAAAAAGCAGAGCGTAAAGTTATTATTTCAACTTTTGCATCAAATATTTATCGCGTACAACAGGTTGTAGATGCGGCACAAGTAACAGGTCGTAAACTTGCACTTCTTGGTCGGAGTATGTTGAATGTTGTAGAAGTCGCAACCCAGCGTGGTTATTTAGATATTCCAGATGATATGTTGATCGATCAAGCTGAAATTAATGATCTGCCTCCCGAGAAAGTAGCGATTCTTTGTACGGGAAGTCAGGGTGAACCACTTGCAGCACTATCACGTTTATCTACTGGTAACTTTAGAGGTGTTGATATTCTTGCTGATGATACAGTGATTTTTGCTGCTGGACCAATACCAGGCAACGAAACTAATGTTACACGAATTGTAGATAATTTATTTTTGATTGGTGCTAAAGTGATTTATGGTGCTGAGAGTTCATCTGGTTTACATGTATCGGGACATGGTTATCAAGAGGATTTAAAATTGATGCTTACATTTATGCAACCAAAATATTTCATTCCAATCCACGGTGAATATCGCATGCTATATAAACATCGATTATTAGCAGAATCAGTTGGAGTAGAGAAGAGCAACACATTTATTCTTAATAACGGCGATGTTGTTGATCTTGATGACTCTATTGCACGACAAACGAGAACAATACCAGTGGGAAATACATACGTCGATGGGATTGGAATCGGTGGTGTAGGAGAAGTGGTTTTGCGTGATCGCAAACAGCTGTCTGAAGATGGTATGTTAGTTATTGTCTTAACGATGAGTAAGAATGATAAGAAACTCATTTCATCACCAGATACTATTTCTCGTGGATTTGTTTATATGAGAGATTCAGAAGAACTACTGGGAGAAGTGAATAATTTAATAACACAAACGGTTAAGGATTTTGAAAAGTCATCTAAAAGTCAGTGGAGTGCAATTAAACAAGATGTTAGGAAATCTGTAGGGAAATATATATTTAATCAAACAAAGAAAAAACCAATGATCCTACCGATTATTATTGAAGTTTAA
- a CDS encoding LLM class flavin-dependent oxidoreductase — translation MSHTNIPVSVLNLAPIREGQGAKDAIDDMVQLAQATEKMGYKRYWIAEHHNTPTLVSSATSILIKHTLEHTEHIRVGSGGVMLPNHAPLVVAEQFGTMATIYPNRLDLGLGRAPGTDMMTANALRRSGNDTVNTFPNDIKDLLTYFGPEEGQGYIKAHPGVGTRIPLYILGSSTDSAVLAAKLGLPYVFASHFAPKHMEEAIAIYRDRFEPSEYLDAPYMTVCLNVIAAKSDAEAEFQLTTMQQFFLNIVRGTKNPLSPPVKDMDQIWGPQEKAMSSSMSSVALIGGKDTIRKQLTNFQEKYNVDEIMAVSYIYDPEVQKRSYEIFKDVVDGN, via the coding sequence ATGTCACATACAAATATACCTGTATCTGTCTTAAACTTAGCGCCTATTAGAGAAGGTCAGGGAGCTAAAGATGCAATAGATGATATGGTTCAACTGGCACAAGCAACAGAGAAAATGGGCTATAAACGCTATTGGATAGCAGAACACCACAATACACCAACATTAGTAAGTTCAGCTACTTCCATTTTAATTAAACATACTTTGGAACATACAGAACACATTCGTGTTGGTTCTGGTGGCGTCATGCTTCCTAACCATGCACCACTAGTAGTAGCTGAGCAATTTGGTACGATGGCTACCATCTATCCAAATCGTTTAGACTTAGGTTTAGGTCGCGCACCTGGAACTGATATGATGACCGCTAACGCGTTGAGGCGATCGGGTAATGATACCGTCAATACTTTTCCAAATGATATTAAAGATTTACTTACTTATTTTGGACCAGAAGAAGGACAAGGATATATTAAAGCACATCCAGGGGTAGGTACACGTATTCCGCTTTATATTCTTGGATCATCAACAGATTCAGCTGTATTAGCAGCCAAATTAGGTTTACCATATGTATTTGCTTCACACTTTGCGCCAAAACATATGGAAGAAGCGATTGCTATTTATCGTGACCGTTTCGAGCCTTCCGAATACCTTGATGCTCCTTATATGACTGTCTGTCTAAATGTAATTGCAGCTAAAAGTGATGCAGAGGCAGAATTTCAATTAACAACCATGCAACAATTTTTCTTGAATATTGTACGAGGTACTAAAAATCCATTAAGCCCTCCTGTTAAAGATATGGATCAGATATGGGGACCGCAAGAGAAAGCAATGTCAAGTTCAATGTCAAGTGTAGCTTTAATTGGTGGAAAAGACACAATAAGAAAACAATTGACGAATTTTCAGGAGAAATATAATGTAGATGAAATAATGGCTGTATCTTATATATATGATCCAGAAGTACAAAAGCGGTCGTATGAAATCTTTAAAGATGTAGTAGATGGTAATTAA